A window of Aquibium oceanicum genomic DNA:
AAAGGAGATCGCGTTGCGATAATCCTCGATCTGCTCCCACGGATTGAGATGCTGGCGGCGGTCGCCCTCGCTCTCGCCGAAGTTGCGATAATCGAAATAGAGGGTTGCGCAGCCGATCGCATGAAACGACTTCGCATAGTGCGGCATCACCACTTCCTTGGTGTAGCACCAGCCCCCTGCCATGATGACCAGAGGCACGTCACCCGTCACGCCTTCGGGGCGGACGAGGATGCCTTTGAGCGTGTTGCCATTGCTCTTGAATTCGACTTGCTCGGCCAATTCCGGATCCTCCCTTGGCACTAGAACTATGCCGCGCAAACTGTTCGAAACGGAGCTGTCTGTCAACCGAATTTTGAACCAGTATTCACTTTGCGCGCTGGCAATCCGGGACCGAGTTTGCAAGCGATGGACCGCTGGTAGCCTGTGATCGTCGAGACTGCCGCGCGGGCCTGTCGATGGTGCTAGTTCGCGGCCGCCAGTCCGTGGTGCAGCAGGCGGCGATACGCGTCGGTGACGTGTTGGGGGAGCTGACGGACACCGCCGTCGGAGGGAACGTATCGGGCCGCGAGATAGTGGCGCGCCGCCATGAAGACATAGGCCAGCACTGGCAGTTCGCGGTCTTCGAAATCGACCAGTTCACCGGCCGATTTCGATCGCCGCAACAGGATTACGTAGGAATCCGCGAGATCGAAGAAATGGCGCCGGTAGGTCTCCGGGGCCCATACCGACGCCTCGGACTCGACCCGGATGTACCAGGGGCTCGTCGCCAGAAAGTCGAAGAAGCCGCAGAAGCCGCGGTACTCGCGCTCGAGCAGCGTTTCGGCGCCATGCGTGAAGGCGCGGACGTGGTCGATCATGGCGATCCGGACATGGTCCAGCAACTGGTCGAAGAGCTCCTGCTGCGATTCGAAATGCGTGTAGAGCGCGCCGACCGACAGGCTCGCGGCTTCCGCGATAGAGGTCACGCTCGTGGCGGCGAAGCCCCGCGCCATGACCACCCGGACGGCGGCATCCAGCAGGCGCTCGCGCGTGCCGCCCGACCGGGGACGCAGCCCGTGCGTCGCCAACTGCGACGGATCGAAATCGAAGCTCGGGGTCTGCGCGCCCGAAGCGATACCGTTGCGGATGAACTTGACGAATGTATCGGCAGCCCAATCCGGGATACCCGGTGCATCGCCGGCCGGACGGCCTCCGAATCCGAGCGCGATGTGCCCGATGGAACCGGCCAGGATCTCGGCGATGACGCGCGATTCGTCATCGGGGCATTTTCGTATCTGACCAGCGGCTTCCGCCGCATACTGGGCCTTGAGGTAGCGGTCCTCGACGCTGCCCATGTATTGCGCGTAACTGTCCGGCGCGGCGCATTCGGCATCTGTCATGACACGGAGGAAGTGCCTGTTTCGCTGCAGGAAGCGCGAGACCGCGAGGAAATTCCGGCGCTGGTCCTCGAAATAGTCACCGGTATCCCGCGCGTTCTGATCGAGGTACCGAAACAGCCGCATGCCTTCAGCGGGAAGCAGTTCGTTCAGGAAAGCCTGATGGGAGCCGAAGTAGGAGTAAAGCGTTCCCTGGGCCAGCCCGGCAGCATCAGTGATGCGCTGTACCGAGGCTTTGGTGTATCCATGCCGTGCGACGACCTTGAGCCCGGCGGAAATCAGCGCCTCGCGTCGCTCGCGCTGATTATCCTGCCGCGTCTTTTTCTTCGTCACTGTTCCCATCTGAGGTTTTTTCTTTCGCGATCAGATCGCGGACGAGATCGCGCAAGAGATTTTTCCGAACCTTGCCCGCGGCTGTATAGGGCATTTCGCTGACCACTTCCAAGCGCTCTGGAAACTTCTGCCGGGCAAGACCGCTGCTCGAGAGTGCGCGCTCCATCTCCGCGAAATCGAAATCCGCGCCGGGTTTCAGTGTCACCACCGCGCAGCAGGTCTCGCCCAGCCGATGGTGCGGCATCGCCACCACCGCCGCCACGTCGATTGCCGGATGTGCGTGCAGAATGTCCTCGATTTCCTTGGGACTGATGTTCTCGCCGCCGCGGATGATGAGGTCCTTGCTGCGGCCGGTGATGACCAGGCAGCCTTCCGGCGTCATGCGCGCGAGATCTCCGGTCAGGAAGTATCCGTCAGCATCGAATGCTGCTTCGTTGTCGTCAAAGCGGGCGTAGCCCACACAGACTTCTGGTCCGCGCGTCCTTATCTCGCCTTCTTCGCCCGGCGCCACGATCCGGCCGTCCGCGTCGGTGAGCCTGACATCGTGCGCGACCACGAAGCCTTCGGTGCTGGCGCCGAGTTCCGCCCGCGCCTTGTCCGGCACTCCGAGCGTGACGGTCGGCGCCTCGGTGCTCCCGTAGAGGCGAAAAACCGTACAGTTCTGGAGCGCGGCGTTGGCGCGGTGAACGACTTCCGGCGGCACCGGCGCGCCGCCGCTGGGAAAATAGCGCAGGCTCGGCATCGGCCGCGCGTGGTCTACGGCAAAGCGCGCCAGTTCCTGCACGAACGGGGTCGCGCCGATGGTGAACGTCACGCCATGGCGATCGATAAGATCGGCTGCCACGGCTACGTCCCAGATGTCCATCAGCACGACGCGGCATCCCAGCGTGACGGGAAGCTGAATTCCGTACAGATACCCCGTAATATGGCCGAGCGGCGACGGCATCAAAACCACGTCGTCGGAACCAAGTGTGAGGAAGCGAGCGAAGTTCCTCACCTCCGCGCCGATCGTGTTGTGCGTGTGCAGCACGCCTTTCGCCCGACCCGTCGTGCCCGACGTGTACATCAGAAGCTTGATGTCGTTGGCGTCGACGTCCGCAATTTCTGGGAGACCTGTGGGGTCGGCCAGGAGCATCTCGAAAGAGGTGCGATCGCTTTCGTTCAGCGGACGGACGAGAACTGTTTCGGGCCGGTCGCTCCACGCGCCCTCGATGCGCGACACCATCGCCTCATAGTCGAAGCGGCGGAAACTTTGCGGAACGAACAGGACGCGTGACCTGGCGTCGGCCACGATGTGCTGCACCTCGGCGTCGCGATAGATCTGAACGATCGGATTGCAGACCAGACCGCCATAGGCGCAGGCAAGTTCGATGATGATTGCCTCATGCCAGTTGGGCAGCTGGAAGCTGACGACGTCGCCAGGCACAAGCCCGCGCCTCTGAAGGGCGCTCAAGAGCCTCAGCGCCATCATCCGGCAGTCCGCCACGCTGAGCGACTTGTCCCCATCGATGACGAGGACCGTGCGGGGATCTGATCTCCACAGCCGTTCGAGATGTTGGGCCAGTGTGGAGCCGTCCCACTCTCCCGAAGCCATGCGCTCGACAACAATCGCTTCGGTCAGGCGTGTCTTCCATCGAGCGTTCATCGAAGGCAACTCCATTGGAGGACCGGCAAACTGCCGACCGGATGTTCCTTTGGCGCGAAGATCATTGTGAACTGCCAGCCGTCTGCCGTCCTCGTGGCGCGGTCTCCTGGCAGGGCGCGGGCAGCACAATCCCGTTGCTCACTCGCGCAGCCGAAACGACTAGCGGTTGAAGCAGAAGCGATGGATTTTCCGTCACGAATGCCTCCTGCGACCTGACGCTTCGGACCCGGTCAGACGAAAAACAGAACGATGGATGGGAACATCACGATCAGCGCCACGGTGAGCAGCATCACCACAGCGAACGGGAACGCTCCGATGAAAACGTCCCCCAGCGTGACGCCGTAATCGGACAGCGTGCTTCGAACGACGAAACACGAGATTCCGAAAGGCGGCGTCAGCAGCCCGATCTCCGTCGCAAGTACGGCGACGATTCCGAACCACACCAGACTGACATCGAAGGGAGCCAGAAGCGGAAGGAAAAGCGGAACGGTGATCAGGATGATCGAAACCGAGTCGATGATCGTTCCAAGGATCAGCGCCAGCGCGATGAACACCAGAAGGATGACGACGTAGCTTGCATCGAGATCGCGCACCATGTCGCCGATCTGCGTGGGCAGCCCCGATATCCCGAGCATCCGGCTGTACATCGTCGCGGAGATCACGATGAACAGGATCGACGCCGTGATGTAGCCGGTTTCGATCAGGATCGCCCAAAAGCCGCGCAGCGTAAGCCGGCGCTTCAGCAATGCCGCCACCAGCGCCAGAGCTGCGCCCACCGCGCCGGCCTCGGTCGGCGTGAACACACCGCCGTAAATCCCGCCGAGAACGGCAAAGACCAGCATCACGACCGGCGCGATCTTCCATACCAGTTCAAGCCCGGTGAGATTGTCGTTGGTGTCGATCGCCGCGGCCTTCTGCGGATCGGAGATGACGTATCGCGGAAAGAACTTGGCGGTCAGGAATATTCCCAACGAGAACAGGAAGGCCAGCAGCAGGCCAGGGCCGATGCCTGCGAGAAACATCGCGCCGACCGATTGCTCGGCGATAAGCGCATAGACGATGAGGAGGACGCTTGGCGGGATTAGCATACCGAGCACGGAGCTCCCGGCGACGACCCCGACTGCGAACCTCTTGTTGTAGCCGAACTGCAGCATCTCAGGCACGGCAATGCGCGAGAACACGGCCGCGGACGCGATCGTCACGCCGGTTATCGCGGCAAAAACCGTGTTCGCGGCAACCGTCGCGATACCCAATCCGCCGGCATATCGCCTCAACAACTGGTTGGCGACGATGTAACTGTCCCTGCCGAGATCGGCGGCGCTGACCAGCATTCCCATCAGCACGAACAGCGGCACCACACCGAAAATATAGTCGGCGATGCCCTGTGTGGCGGCCTGCGTCAGCATCAGCGTCGCAATGGTGAAGTTGCCCTTGATCAGCCAGACCCCCACGAACGACGTCAACGCGAGAACGAAGGGGACATGTATGCCGGCGTAGATCAAGGCGAGCATCACCAGGACGGAGACGATGCCGATCTCTATTGGACTCATCGCAGTCTGTGTCCTGGGCGTTGTCTTTTGATCAAATGCTGCTGCGGTCGTCGAACAACGCGCGCAGCGCGGCAAGGAAAAGCTGTATTCCGGTAAGGACCACGCCGATCGCTACCACCACCTTCGTCGGCCACACCGGGAAGGTGAACAGTCCCACGGTACCGACGTAGTATCCGCGCTCGTAATCGACGGGGATCGCGGGAATGATCCCATATGCCAGTATGGCCATCAGAGACAGACCGGTCAGCGCCGCTATGAAGTCGATGGAGCGCGCGATCTTCGGGCGCCGCGTCCGCAACATCGCTATGACGCTGTCGGCGCGCGTTATCCTGTCATTCGCGGTCGCGTCCGCCAGCTGGGCGAACACGATCGCGACAATGGATATCTCGACGATCTCGGCAACGCCGGCAATCGGAGCGTTGAGAAGATAGCGGCACGCCACGTCGGCGCAGATCAGGCACATCAAACCGAACGTCAGCAGGGATCCGAGCGCGTTGAACGCGCCCGAAACACTGTTGATGAAAGTGACAACGGGACCGCGCGGACGCGATGCCGTTGTCATTTCCGGGGCAGGTTCGGCCAATGGCCTATTCCTTGTCCCACTCGCGCGCGATCTCCTGATCGTTCGCCCGCAGCATGTCCATGTACATCGTCAGGATCTTCGAACCCGGCTTCCCGGCCTTGTCGGCCGCTTCGGCCCACTCCTGCGCGATGTTCGGCATTCCCGCCGCCATCTCCTGGCGCTGCTCCTGCGTGTACTGGACGATCGTGCCGCCGTTGGCCTTGTAGGTTTCCAGAGACGCATCCGCCGCCGCAACGACGTAGTCGGCCAGGGCGGTTCCGTAGCCCGCGGTCGCCTCCTCGATTGCCTCCTTCACGGGCTCGGGAAGAGTTTCCCAATAGGTCTCGTTTGCCGCGATAGCGAACGACGTGACGGCTCCCATGTCGGCTTTGATGAAGTACGGCGCGACTTCGTAGAGCTTGAAACCGGCTGCGGCTTCCGCCCAAACGGACGAGCATTCCGCGATACCGGTCTGCATGGCGTTGTAAAAATCACCGAGATTGCTGTTGACGCCAACCCCGCCGACGCCCTTGAAATAGAGCAGATTGGTACCTGCACCGGCGATCTTGACCCCGTCGAAGTCTTTCGGATTAGGCTTGTTGGTCTTGCAGACGGCCTCGTAATTGTCGACGGAACCGGCCGGCCCGATATAGTGCACACCCAGATCCGACCACTCCTGGGTGAACTCCGGAACTTCCTCGGCGATCTTGGCCATCGCGCGCGTGACGAGATGCAAGTCGCCGGTCGCGAAGGGGGTCACGAATGAAACGGCGTGCAACGGCAGCTTGTCGACGTGGAATGCCGGCACCACGATCGCGAGATCGGCGACACCGCTGGAAACGGCGTCGAGCTCGCCGCGCGGCTTGACGACCGTGCCGCTGAAACCCTTGTTCCAGTTGATGACGTAATCGCCCTTCTCCGCCAGCGCCTTGTCGACCTGCGGAATGAAGTACTCTTCGAAAATCTTGACCCACGAAGCAGTCGGCGCGTAGCCGGAAACCGCCGTGAGGTTGATTGTCTCAGCTGCGGTCGCGAAACCCGCACCCGTCGAAAGCACGGCGGCAAGAGCCGCGGCCGAAACGGTCGTCCTCATAGAGATAGTCATGCATTCCTCCCAATGTTGATCCTAGTCATGTGCGGCGCAGAGGTCTGCACCGAAAACACACTGCGCCGACGTCCCGATGCGCTTCGATGGAAGTCATCTTGAAAGTCCGGACGCGGGCCTCCCGCCTGCATTTGTCCGCTGCCATGTCGCGTTCGCAAAACGCATCTGGCGCTTTTCACGACCGCCAGATCGAAGCGACAACGGCTCCAAACCCTCCCCTATACACTGCATCCGTTCTACTGAATTTTGAACCATTATTCTAGTGCCAATGTTCCAGTTTCGATGCCCTGTTCCAGGCAGCTACGAAGGAAGCGCTCACCCGCCCGCGACACCGAGGGTATCCACGAACCAGTCGCGGGCGATCGCCGCCGCCTTCTCGACTTTCGACTTGTCGGAATAGAGCGTCATGTGGGTCGTATGCGGCAGGATTTCGAGCTTCTTCTTCGGAGTCGGAATCGCGTTGAACGCGTTGATCTCGAGATCCCAGAGCGTCAGGTCGTCACCCTCCGCAACGATCATCAATGTCGGGACATTGTAGATGCGCTTCACGAAGGAGCCGACGTCGTAGTTCAACAGGAGATCGACGGACTCCACGGTGCTTCGATTTTCGTAAAGCGGCGCTTCGCTCGCCTTGATCTTGAGAAAGGTTTCGACTGTCTCCGGAAACGGCCAGGACGAGACTTCCGACTCCGAGTCCGCTGTGGCATGGGGGAGATAGAGCCGCTTGCCCGGTTCCTCGTACCGGAGCTTGCGGTCGGCCAGGATCAAGTCCCAGAGCCTGCGATACTCCATCGTTCCGTGCGCGCGGCGCATGTTTTCATATCCGTCGACAACCGGAATCTGGCTGACGATCGATTTCACCCGGGGATCCGTGGCTGCCAGAACCAATGCGTGACCGCCTGAGTAGGATATGCCCCACACGCCGATGCGGTCGGCATCGACGCTCTCGTGTCGCTCGAGGAAGCTGATGGCGTTCTGGTAGTCGCGTATCTGCGCCCATGGATCGAGGTGCTGGCGGTTGTCGCCGTCCGACACGCCAAGATTTCGATAGTCGAAGATCAGGGCATTGATACCAGCCTCCGCAAACGCCTTTGCATAAGTCGGCATGACGATTTCGCGCACGTAACACCAGCCGCCGGCCAGTACGACCGTTGGCGATTTCTTCGGGCTGTCCGCGAGGAACAACCAGCCCCGGCAGGTTACCCCCTCCGACTCAAACTCGACATCGACACGCTTGGTCATTCGTCCTCCCCGACGCTTGCAAATTCGGCTCTCACACACCGTGCAGGACAGCGTTTCAGGCTGCCGCAATCGATTGCATTGGATTGTTGCGCTCTCGCCGCGCTTTGTCAATCGATTGCATGCAGAGATAATCCGGATTATGCATGGACCAACCGCAGCGCAGCCCGAGTTCGGGATGCCGTCGATCATGAACCGTGGGATTGCACCCGATGGCTCGCGTGAACATGCGCGAATTGGCACGTTCCCTCGGGGTCGACCGCTCGACGATTTCGCGCGCGCTCAGCACCGACAAGTCGCATCTGGTCGGCAAGGAGACGCGAGAGATCATTCGCAAGGCAGCCGAGGCTGCCGGCTACCGGCCGAACCTCACGGCCGCAACGCTGCGCCGTGGAAGCTCCAACACAATCGGCATTCTTGTGTCCGATCTGGAGAACGAGACCTTCATCACGGTGATCAGACGCGTCGTCGCGGAACTGGGCACGCCGGGGCAGCACCCCTTCACTCCGCTGATCGGTGAGACGCGCGATTCCCACCAGACCAGCCGCGAATTGCTCGATCAGTTCATCTCGCGACGCGTCGACGCGATCATCTCGCTCGCCTCGAGCGATACGGATGCGGAAATCCTGAGCGATGCGACGCGATACGTGCCGGTGATACTCGCCATTCGCAAGATCAATGGGATCAAATTGCCCACGGCAACGTGCGATGACGAAGCCGGAGGGGCCATGGTCGCCGAACATTTCGCGGAACGGGGTCACAAGGTCGTTTGCCAGATCAAGGGCCCCACGATTTCCGCGACGTTCGTCGATCGCGCGCTTGGATTCTCCAAAGCATGCGCGCGACTCGGCGTCCTTGAATGCGAACCCGAAATCGTCGCGCCGAATGCGACCACGGCCGCGGGACGAAAAGTCGGAGAGCAGGTGCTTTCGATGCGCCCGCGCCCTACCGCGGTTTTCGCCCACAATGATGCCCTGGCGCTGGGAATGCTGGAAACCATGCGGTCGGCCGGCCTGTCGTGCCCGGAGGACATCGCGCTCGCGGGATACAACAACACCCGGATCTCGCAACTTCTGTCCACACCGCTGACGACGGTTGATTATCCCGTCGAAGAGGTAAGCATTCACGCCGGCCAGGCGACCAAATCGCTTATCGCCGACCCAACGAATGAATGGTCGAGCCGGACGTTCGAGCCCAGACTGATCGTTCGAGGATCCACCTGATCCTATCGCCCCAGCCCCATCCAGTTGGCGATGTTGTTTCTCTGCACGGCCGACGAACCACCGATGATCGGAAGCAGCAGCACATCGCGCACATAGCGTTCCACGTCGAAATCCTTCACGTAGCCGTAGGCGCCGAGGATTTCCTGGCTGTCGAGGACAATGGATTTCGCGGCTTCCGTGACGAAGAGCTTCGTCATCGAGGTTTCGATGCCGCAGCGCTCTCCACGGTCGGCCATGGCGGAAGCGTTGTACATCATCAGTCTGGCAGCCATCAGCCGTGTATGCATATCGGCGAGCTTGTGGCGGATGGCCTGGTAGTGGGAGATCGCCTTGCCGAACTGCTTGCGCTCGTTGGCGTAGGTCCAGGCATCATCGACGGCGGCCGAGGCGATCCCGACGCCCATCGCGGCCACTTCCAGTTTCTCGACGTCGAGCCCCGCACCTGTCAGCATCTGCCAGCCACGGTTCCAGGCGTCCGGACCGCCCACGAGGTTGGAGGAGGGAACCCGGACATCCATGAAGCTCACGTCGGTCGTCGCGGCGCCTTTCATGCCCATCGAACCGATCCGCGAGATCGCCACGCCGGGCGTCTGCGGCGGGATGAGCACGAAAGACAGGTTGCCGTAGCGCTGGTCGGCCGGGCCGCTGCGAACCAGGGTATAGATGTAATCGCAGAACTCGCTGCCGGAGCAGAACCGCTTGTGCCCGTTGACGACCAGCATGTCGCCATCGCGCACCGCCGTCGTTCTCACGCTTGCCAGATCCGCGCCGACGTCGGGCTCCGTCCAGCCATAGGCGAACAGCATTTTTCCGGCGGCGATCAGAGGCAGCAGTTCAGATTTCTGTGCTTCGGATCCGCATTCCAGGATGTTCATCCCGGCGTAGCAGGCAGCCATGATGTAGGGCACCGACACCGCCAGGCTGCGGCGCGAGAGTTCCTCGATGACGATCATCGTCGCCGTGATATCCCGCCCCGCGCCGCCGTACTCTTCCGGGATCGTCAGTCCCATGACGCCCAGCGCCGCGAGCTCGTCGAATACATCCCGGGGGAAGACGTTCTCCTGATCCCAGCGCGCAGCTTCGGATCGCGGCATGTGCGCGTCGACGAACTTCCGCATGGTGTCGCGCAGCATGCGAATGTGGTCGGGTTCCGCGAAATTCATTCCAGCTCTTCCCAGTTGCCTGTCCGCAATCCCGAGCGAACATCCGGAAGCGAGCAATGGAAGTCAAGAAAAATGAAACATGAACCACTGTTCATTTTCTGATTTGATCGAGCGGGAGCAGGCTTTCGGCTAGGGCGTGGTCTGCTCGGGGCCGATCCCTTTTCTCAGTATCGAAACGAAGGCGTCGACGATCTCATTGCGGCGGGTTTCGTCGGCGCCGCCCCGCAGCACCAGATTGCGGTAGAGGTAGTCGCGGGCGCCCATCAGTACGTAGATCAGGACGTCGCGCTCGACGTCTGTGAGCGCGCGGATCTGGTGTTCGGCGCGCGCGCGCTCGAGGACTTTGAGGTATTTTCGGGCAAGGTTTTCGTAGTGCGTCCGGGTTGCCTCGGGCGATACCGAGTCCGACTCGTAGAGAATCCGGAAGAACCCGGTATTCTTGGTC
This region includes:
- a CDS encoding TetR/AcrR family transcriptional regulator; the protein is MGTVTKKKTRQDNQRERREALISAGLKVVARHGYTKASVQRITDAAGLAQGTLYSYFGSHQAFLNELLPAEGMRLFRYLDQNARDTGDYFEDQRRNFLAVSRFLQRNRHFLRVMTDAECAAPDSYAQYMGSVEDRYLKAQYAAEAAGQIRKCPDDESRVIAEILAGSIGHIALGFGGRPAGDAPGIPDWAADTFVKFIRNGIASGAQTPSFDFDPSQLATHGLRPRSGGTRERLLDAAVRVVMARGFAATSVTSIAEAASLSVGALYTHFESQQELFDQLLDHVRIAMIDHVRAFTHGAETLLEREYRGFCGFFDFLATSPWYIRVESEASVWAPETYRRHFFDLADSYVILLRRSKSAGELVDFEDRELPVLAYVFMAARHYLAARYVPSDGGVRQLPQHVTDAYRRLLHHGLAAAN
- a CDS encoding AMP-binding protein, which translates into the protein MNARWKTRLTEAIVVERMASGEWDGSTLAQHLERLWRSDPRTVLVIDGDKSLSVADCRMMALRLLSALQRRGLVPGDVVSFQLPNWHEAIIIELACAYGGLVCNPIVQIYRDAEVQHIVADARSRVLFVPQSFRRFDYEAMVSRIEGAWSDRPETVLVRPLNESDRTSFEMLLADPTGLPEIADVDANDIKLLMYTSGTTGRAKGVLHTHNTIGAEVRNFARFLTLGSDDVVLMPSPLGHITGYLYGIQLPVTLGCRVVLMDIWDVAVAADLIDRHGVTFTIGATPFVQELARFAVDHARPMPSLRYFPSGGAPVPPEVVHRANAALQNCTVFRLYGSTEAPTVTLGVPDKARAELGASTEGFVVAHDVRLTDADGRIVAPGEEGEIRTRGPEVCVGYARFDDNEAAFDADGYFLTGDLARMTPEGCLVITGRSKDLIIRGGENISPKEIEDILHAHPAIDVAAVVAMPHHRLGETCCAVVTLKPGADFDFAEMERALSSSGLARQKFPERLEVVSEMPYTAAGKVRKNLLRDLVRDLIAKEKTSDGNSDEEKDAAG
- a CDS encoding TRAP transporter large permease gives rise to the protein MPRCARCSTTAAAFDQKTTPRTQTAMSPIEIGIVSVLVMLALIYAGIHVPFVLALTSFVGVWLIKGNFTIATLMLTQAATQGIADYIFGVVPLFVLMGMLVSAADLGRDSYIVANQLLRRYAGGLGIATVAANTVFAAITGVTIASAAVFSRIAVPEMLQFGYNKRFAVGVVAGSSVLGMLIPPSVLLIVYALIAEQSVGAMFLAGIGPGLLLAFLFSLGIFLTAKFFPRYVISDPQKAAAIDTNDNLTGLELVWKIAPVVMLVFAVLGGIYGGVFTPTEAGAVGAALALVAALLKRRLTLRGFWAILIETGYITASILFIVISATMYSRMLGISGLPTQIGDMVRDLDASYVVILLVFIALALILGTIIDSVSIILITVPLFLPLLAPFDVSLVWFGIVAVLATEIGLLTPPFGISCFVVRSTLSDYGVTLGDVFIGAFPFAVVMLLTVALIVMFPSIVLFFV
- a CDS encoding TRAP transporter small permease subunit — translated: MAEPAPEMTTASRPRGPVVTFINSVSGAFNALGSLLTFGLMCLICADVACRYLLNAPIAGVAEIVEISIVAIVFAQLADATANDRITRADSVIAMLRTRRPKIARSIDFIAALTGLSLMAILAYGIIPAIPVDYERGYYVGTVGLFTFPVWPTKVVVAIGVVLTGIQLFLAALRALFDDRSSI
- a CDS encoding C4-dicarboxylate TRAP transporter substrate-binding protein, with the protein product MTISMRTTVSAAALAAVLSTGAGFATAAETINLTAVSGYAPTASWVKIFEEYFIPQVDKALAEKGDYVINWNKGFSGTVVKPRGELDAVSSGVADLAIVVPAFHVDKLPLHAVSFVTPFATGDLHLVTRAMAKIAEEVPEFTQEWSDLGVHYIGPAGSVDNYEAVCKTNKPNPKDFDGVKIAGAGTNLLYFKGVGGVGVNSNLGDFYNAMQTGIAECSSVWAEAAAGFKLYEVAPYFIKADMGAVTSFAIAANETYWETLPEPVKEAIEEATAGYGTALADYVVAAADASLETYKANGGTIVQYTQEQRQEMAAGMPNIAQEWAEAADKAGKPGSKILTMYMDMLRANDQEIAREWDKE
- a CDS encoding alpha/beta hydrolase: MIDGIPNSGCAAVGPCIIRIISACNRLTKRGESATIQCNRLRQPETLSCTVCESRICKRRGGRMTKRVDVEFESEGVTCRGWLFLADSPKKSPTVVLAGGWCYVREIVMPTYAKAFAEAGINALIFDYRNLGVSDGDNRQHLDPWAQIRDYQNAISFLERHESVDADRIGVWGISYSGGHALVLAATDPRVKSIVSQIPVVDGYENMRRAHGTMEYRRLWDLILADRKLRYEEPGKRLYLPHATADSESEVSSWPFPETVETFLKIKASEAPLYENRSTVESVDLLLNYDVGSFVKRIYNVPTLMIVAEGDDLTLWDLEINAFNAIPTPKKKLEILPHTTHMTLYSDKSKVEKAAAIARDWFVDTLGVAGG
- a CDS encoding LacI family DNA-binding transcriptional regulator, whose protein sequence is MARVNMRELARSLGVDRSTISRALSTDKSHLVGKETREIIRKAAEAAGYRPNLTAATLRRGSSNTIGILVSDLENETFITVIRRVVAELGTPGQHPFTPLIGETRDSHQTSRELLDQFISRRVDAIISLASSDTDAEILSDATRYVPVILAIRKINGIKLPTATCDDEAGGAMVAEHFAERGHKVVCQIKGPTISATFVDRALGFSKACARLGVLECEPEIVAPNATTAAGRKVGEQVLSMRPRPTAVFAHNDALALGMLETMRSAGLSCPEDIALAGYNNTRISQLLSTPLTTVDYPVEEVSIHAGQATKSLIADPTNEWSSRTFEPRLIVRGST
- a CDS encoding acyl-CoA dehydrogenase family protein; this encodes MNFAEPDHIRMLRDTMRKFVDAHMPRSEAARWDQENVFPRDVFDELAALGVMGLTIPEEYGGAGRDITATMIVIEELSRRSLAVSVPYIMAACYAGMNILECGSEAQKSELLPLIAAGKMLFAYGWTEPDVGADLASVRTTAVRDGDMLVVNGHKRFCSGSEFCDYIYTLVRSGPADQRYGNLSFVLIPPQTPGVAISRIGSMGMKGAATTDVSFMDVRVPSSNLVGGPDAWNRGWQMLTGAGLDVEKLEVAAMGVGIASAAVDDAWTYANERKQFGKAISHYQAIRHKLADMHTRLMAARLMMYNASAMADRGERCGIETSMTKLFVTEAAKSIVLDSQEILGAYGYVKDFDVERYVRDVLLLPIIGGSSAVQRNNIANWMGLGR
- a CDS encoding TetR/AcrR family transcriptional regulator; translation: MAVAGKRKLRRPEKADANRKGLFQAAAYVVGKHGYSNASIGRITERCGLAQGTFYLYFDSRQDLFDQLLPAVGEEMIAYVSKAVHGSRDYFDVERRGLSAFFDYLTKNTGFFRILYESDSVSPEATRTHYENLARKYLKVLERARAEHQIRALTDVERDVLIYVLMGARDYLYRNLVLRGGADETRRNEIVDAFVSILRKGIGPEQTTP